The following are encoded in a window of Anaerobaca lacustris genomic DNA:
- a CDS encoding response regulator transcription factor, giving the protein MLGLFKAKKKTSQIKVLIVDDEPDLISTVEYRLKCAACRTVTASNGQEGLERAAAEKPDLILLDTNMPVMDGHEMLGRLQADPTLKHIPVIMLTARCESKDIAAASAHGVSDYVTKPFDFAELMAKIQAIVKARGQA; this is encoded by the coding sequence ATGTTGGGACTGTTCAAAGCAAAGAAGAAGACCTCGCAGATCAAGGTCCTGATCGTGGACGATGAGCCGGACCTGATCAGCACGGTGGAATATCGTCTCAAGTGTGCCGCCTGCCGCACGGTGACGGCTTCGAACGGGCAGGAAGGACTCGAGCGGGCGGCGGCCGAGAAGCCGGATCTCATCCTTCTCGATACGAACATGCCCGTCATGGACGGCCACGAAATGCTCGGACGGCTCCAGGCGGACCCCACGCTGAAGCACATTCCGGTCATCATGCTGACTGCGCGATGCGAATCGAAGGATATTGCCGCCGCGTCGGCCCACGGCGTCTCGGACTACGTGACCAAGCCGTTCGATTTCGCCGAACTCATGGCCAAGATCCAGGCGATTGTAAAGGCCCGAGGGCAGGCGTAA
- a CDS encoding type II secretion system protein GspD has translation MNRLQCSPKATIVLVLVFGLAGASGRASLLSGDAGPVGRENPFAELMTASPEPVAPPTELMEERPDLVLETVVLKFLDATSLKTVLDRMVTPFGMVAVNQKNNSVVVCDSAENMARILAEIRKADRIPQQVMVEVVILDVQLKNDTEIGVNWDLLSDNRYDVVYRQNLSSSRLRSTAENATTIGDATAFNTVGIGGDISVITGSVRYVLHALQQTRDVDILASPSTLVVSGQSATIQAVEEIPYKELIDSATGGQEALSTTQFKEVGVTLQVTATVTDGNNIFVTVTAEQNVRTGVSEQGVPVVDTRRANTSLLLEDGQIVIMGGLRRQEKTLEVSQIPLLGDLPLIGHLFRNRRTITNRSELVVLLSPHIDRGEPIPAPVAARHETIRGASLLSRGAEPPEASNPSKGPEQQRH, from the coding sequence GACGCCGGACCTGTGGGCCGCGAGAATCCCTTTGCCGAGCTGATGACGGCATCGCCGGAGCCGGTTGCTCCTCCAACGGAACTGATGGAGGAAAGGCCCGACCTTGTGTTGGAGACGGTGGTCTTGAAGTTCCTCGATGCCACGAGTCTCAAGACTGTGCTGGACAGGATGGTGACGCCGTTCGGCATGGTGGCGGTCAATCAGAAGAACAATTCCGTGGTCGTCTGTGATTCGGCCGAGAACATGGCCCGGATTCTCGCCGAGATCCGCAAGGCGGATCGAATTCCGCAGCAGGTCATGGTCGAGGTGGTCATCCTCGACGTGCAACTCAAGAACGACACCGAGATCGGGGTCAACTGGGACCTGTTGTCGGACAATCGATATGATGTCGTCTATCGGCAGAACCTCAGCAGCAGCCGGCTTCGTTCGACCGCCGAGAACGCCACAACCATCGGTGACGCGACCGCGTTCAACACGGTCGGGATCGGCGGCGACATCAGTGTCATCACCGGCAGCGTACGCTACGTCCTTCATGCGCTCCAGCAAACCAGGGACGTGGACATCCTGGCCAGTCCGAGCACGCTGGTGGTCAGCGGTCAATCGGCAACGATCCAGGCCGTTGAGGAGATCCCGTACAAGGAGCTGATCGACTCGGCCACCGGCGGGCAGGAGGCGTTGAGCACGACGCAGTTCAAAGAGGTCGGCGTCACCCTCCAGGTCACCGCAACCGTGACCGACGGCAACAACATCTTCGTCACGGTTACGGCCGAGCAGAACGTCCGAACGGGGGTGAGCGAGCAGGGGGTGCCCGTCGTGGACACCCGGCGGGCGAATACGTCTCTGCTGCTCGAAGACGGCCAGATCGTGATCATGGGCGGACTGCGACGTCAGGAAAAGACGCTGGAAGTCAGTCAGATTCCGCTGCTGGGCGACCTGCCGCTGATCGGCCACCTCTTCCGGAACCGACGGACGATCACGAACCGTTCGGAACTGGTCGTGCTTCTCTCGCCCCACATCGACCGGGGAGAGCCCATACCGGCCCCTGTCGCCGCGCGCCATGAGACGATTCGCGGGGCCTCGCTGCTGTCCCGTGGCGCCGAGCCGCCAGAGGCATCAAACCCGTCGAAGGGTCCGGAACAGCAACGTCATTGA